The nucleotide sequence TAGAGTTGATTTTGGAACGGTGAAGTCCTCTGTCATGTTTGATTCAGGTACTCGAAATCAAAATCGAAATGATGATATTCATTTGATTGTTCGGTGTATGAATTCGAAAGATtataatttgattaaaaataactGATATGATCTGTTTAACTTTTTGCTCGTACaagtttatattattttatgtctTTGTGGTTATATTATGTAATATTCATGTGTGTCTCTGGGCACTTAGAAGTTGGGTTTGTGGGTCCCTGGAATTGGGCAGACAGggcaaaggaaaaagaaattgGTGGTTTGGCTGGCTTTTGTCACCTAATGAGCCCACTGTTTGCTTATCTCTGTATGTAATCATCAGTCATCACATGAACACTGGGGAATTGAGCTGCAGTAGATGAACCTTTTCTCTTCGACAAAGAGAAAGATGGGATGAGAAACCATTTCTTTTGAATTTCTATATTCTTAAATGCTTGATTAAATGATGGTTTCGTTGTTGTTGTTCGACAAATGTTTACATCAATTTGTCTCTGCTGTATCTTCCTTCCATCATTAATGCGTATATGATTCGTCACTCTGATGTGCAGGAGCTTGGCTTTCCATGAATTGAAGTCTTCATGCAATCAGCCACTTGTGATGCTGAAACCGTCTAATAATCCTGCCATGTCTTTCCAGATTACACAACAGAAACACCGCACACAGACAAGAAAGGTTCAAGTGGTTCAGTGGTCATCATGTTACATGAACAAGAAAGGAAGCAACAAGAAAAGGAAATCAAGAACAAATCAAAGACAAACAAGAAACGAAAGGCTCAGTTGCAACTGCTGGTTACGCTAATTCCTCCGTCGAACTGAACTCATCTTCCATCGGCCGAGGTGAAGGAGTCGGCGAAGCCCGGCGGCCCCGTCGGTATGCTGGTGTAGGTGTTGTCCAAGCTTGCGAGGAACGAGCTCGTGGCTCCGTCGATGTGGCTTCGGTCCTCGAATGCCTGCCATTTCTTCAGTGCTTGGGGAAGCGTCATATCCAGGTCGATCCCGTAGCTCTCCTCCGAGTCGGGATCACAAGGCTTCCAAAGCTCTGAGAGCGAAGAGAGCACGTTGACCGCGTGCCCCATGTCCGGCCTCTGGTGAGGCTCCCTGGCACAGCAGTGGCCGGCGAGCTCCGCTACGGTCCCGACGCTGGTCGCGGTCTCCTCGTCCATGTCGATCGCGGGGTCGATGGCAGCCTTTCGGAAGGCCTCCTTGTCGAGGAGCATCCTCCGAAACCATGTCACCAGGTGCATGCTCTCCTCCGGTTGGCTCTCGTCGAGCGCCTTCCTCCCGGTGATCATCTCCATCAGTATCACTCCAAAGCTGAAGACATCAACCTTTGTGGTCACACGCCCCGTCACTGCAAGCAAGTTAGAACGATCAGAACAACAACATCAGGCCCATGCAAACTCATGATCCAATCATTCTGGATTACCCGCATACTCTGGTGCTAGATATCCAAAAGTTCCTGCAATCCTCGTCTCGACGGAACACCCTTTCCCGTCCGGTGCAAGCCGAACCAGTCCGAAGTCGGCGACCTTGGCCTTCATGTCGTCCCCAAGGAGAATGTTGGACGGCTTCAGATCCCTGTGGATGAAGCTCTGCTGCGCCAAGCTGTGTAAGTACTCCACCCCTCTCGCCACATCCAGTGCAACGCTTAGTCTCTTCTTCCACTCCAATGGCTTCTGTCCTCCTTCCTTCCAGTCGAACAGATGGCGGCTCAGCGTCCCCTGCggcatgtactcgtacaccagcaGCCTCTCGTTCCCATCCAAGCAGTACCCGAGCAGAGACACCAAATTCCGATGCCTGACCTTCGTGAGGACCGCGATCTCCGACTTGAACTCGTTCAGTCCCTTCGTCCCCATCGCGCCTGCCTCCATCCTCTTGACCGCGATCTTGGTGCCGTCGTGCAGCTCGCCCTTGTACACCGTTCCGAATCCGCCGTGGCCCAGCACGTTTTCCTCGCTGAAGTTGTCGGTCACGTTCCTCAGGACCTGGATCGAGATGACCATGTTCCCGGCCTCGAGGACATGGACGTCGCTCGTGCCACTGGTCGTCGGGCTGGTAATCGTCTCGCTCGCGGCTGCGCCGCCGTTGACGCTCGGTCCTGCAACCGTGATCTTGATAATGTCCGGATCGGATCCCGAGTGCCGTGGGTGGATCACGGTTGTGTTCGGACTCTGAACTCTGCCGAGATTTTGCTGCTTTCTCCTGTAATGGCAGAAAACCAACAGCCCGACGAGGATAATCCCGAGCACCGCAGCTATCACCGAGCCTGCAATGGCACCGGCCACAGCAGAAGAAGACTTCCCGCTGCCTCTGCTTCTTGAGTCGGTCGACCCGCTTGGATTCGAGTTGCTGCCCTGCCCGGCCGAGGCCGAACCGGCGTCACCACCGACCACAATCTTCCCTATGTTCTGGTTCCCAGCGGTGTTCACCAGCACATTCTTGCTAAAGCTCGGAACTTGTCCCCATAACGAGTTGTTCGACACATCCAATTCCTTCAGAGATGGCAAGCTTGCGAGCTTGGCCGGAATGGTCCCGGTTAGGTTATTGTTCGAGAGCAGCAGCTTCTGCAACGAGGCGATCGATCCGAACTCTGGCGATATCGTCCCGTTGAGGCCCATCCTCTGGAAGTTGATCACCGTGATGTTGCCGTTGTCGTTGCAGCTGATCCCCAACCATCCGCACGGGTCATTGCCCTTCCAGTTCTCGGCGAACCGAGCGGGATAGCCGAGATCTTTCGCGACGGCGAGCAGGACATTGACGCGGGGATCGCAGGCTCCTGGACTCGGAAGGCAAAAGCTCTCGTCTTTGGGGTCTACATCCACTTCCTCGACCGAACTCGGGAACACAGGCACCGCCCCCTGCAGCAGGTTATTGGTGAGGGTGAGCTTGGTCAGCGACGGGAGCTGGGTCAAGGACTTGGGGACGACGCCGGTGAGGCGGTTGTCCCTGAGCTGGAGGTCGCGCAGGCTGGTGAGCTGGGAGAAGTTCGGCAACGGGCCGGAGAAGACGTTGGAGTGAAGCCAGAGCTCCTCGAGTGCGGTCATGTTCTCGACGAACGCTATACCGCCGGAGAGGCGGGCGGGGCCTCGCTGGTTGTTGAGCCAGAGGGAGCGGAGCGGGGCGGCGGCGAAGGCGGCTGGGACGGGGCCGGAGAGCCGGTTGAAGGCGAGACCGAGGTGGTCGAGGGCGGGAAATGCGGTGGCGAGGAAGGCGGGGAGGGGACCAGAGACGCCGGCGGTGTTTGCGGAGAAGTTGACGAGGGCGGCGGCGTCACGGAGGGAGTCCGGAAGCGGCCAGGGGGCGAGAGGGTTGTCGTCGAGGAAGGCGGATTGGAGGGAGGATAGGCCGGCGAAGAAGCCGTCCGGGAGGGAGGAGAAGCGGTTGCCGTGGAGGAGGAGGACCTGGAGGGACGAGAGGCCAGCGAGGGAGGGCAGGGGGCCGGCGAGGCGGTTCTGCTGGAGCTCGAGGCGGACGAGGGCGGTGAGGTTGCAGACGGCGGGGGACAGAGAGCCGGAGAGGCCGCATTTGCCGGCCTGGATGGCAGTGACGCGGCCGTCGGAGCAGGAAACGCCGGCCCAGGCGGCGCAGGGGTCGGCGGAGAGAGACCAGGCGAGGGAGGGGGAACGGTCGGCGCCCAGGCCGGCGGCGAGGACCCTCATGGCCTGCAGGTCGCTCGGATCAGTCTCGGCCCGGGCGTCCCCGGCGGCCGCGAGGAGCAGGGCCACCAGCAGCAGGTGGCGAAGGGAGCAGCCGGCCATTAGTGTTGTGAGCGAGTGAAACTTCGTGTTCGTCTATATAGGAAGACGTTTTGAGCCTCAGTAGAAGGGAAGAAGGTGAAGTGGGCGCAAGCGAGATTGCGAAGCAAAAATAAGAGAGAGGAGCGAGACCCGCACATGGTGGGGACAAGAGTCTGGCTTACCCGTACGGGACCGAAGCCAGGAAGCAGGAACCTGCAGTCTCGGGAATCCAATGGGTCCTGAGGATCGCACGCGGGGTCCACTCGGCCCACATCGTCGGCCCCACCATTTTTCTTCTATTCCTACAGTGAAAATCCCGAACCGTGACTGTTTTCTGGCAGAAGATCTCCACCATCGGCGATGTAGGGGCCCGAGACACGCAGAAAGACAGCGATCAGCCAGCCAAGCCCAGCCTGCTGGATTCGGAGTGTTGCTGATATCTGACAACGATCTGCTGTCCAAGGCCTTGGATGCTCTTCACCCGCCTTCTTGCTCCTGCCGCTAAAGCAAGCCTGCCTTTGGAACTCTGTAAAGTTAAGCCACCTTGAACAATCCCTTTCTTCTAATCTCTACAGTTGAGAAACTGATCCAGAAAGGAAGAGGAATATAGCTCAACAAAGGAGTCGGCAACACTGAATCCCTTTCTTCTGTTCTCTAAAGTGGAAAGCTTGAAGGAAGAGATGCTCTGCTGGTTCCGGTTGGTTCACTCGGTGGTTGCCTGTCCAGTTTGGATAGATCTCTCTCACAGCACAGGAGAGAAACTAGCACTACCGTAGTGTAATTCTGGGCTAGCATTTACCAGTCTCACCTGTCCACACAAGGGAGAGCTTGTGTTCATCGACCAGGCAAGAAGATGTCTGTGTTCACAGCCACAAGAAACTAGAGCGGCAGTAGGGACAGTTGGATCTGCCGTTGTTCTTGCTGCATACAGCCTTGTACAACACACCTAGCTTATTGTCTAAAGGAAGAATGCAATGTCTTGTTGCCTCATGCATTTAACACCAATCAATGGCTAAAATAATATGCTGTGCAGTGGACatgcttcttccttcctttttgtcCTCTTCCATCATGAGAAAGTTATATATGTTGTGTGCTTTAGAATAGAAGGAATGGTCCTTATTGTCTCATATGATCTATTTGAATGTGTGGTTTAACGATACAAGTGGAGTTCTATTTCCTTTTATTCAATTGGAGAAACTTCTCTTTCGGATGTAGTGTAATCAATCGATGGCATTTATTCACCAAAACCAGTCCAATGCATTTAATTCAGCAAATCCATGCAGGCTGCAGACAAAAACTGGGAGGAAGCAGGTGTACACAATGACAGAGAACCATCAGCTTTCTCTGGGACTATAAATGAGAGACACTTCTTCCATGCTCCACTGCTTCTTTGCATTAAATGTTGTTGCTGCTTGTGTTCCTGTGGAAGGTACATTAATGAGAGATCAAACTGTTCAATAATTTGTATTTTTATTGAAAGAAATAAGAAATGGCAGGCAAGAAACTgaacccccccccacccccccagaAATCTTGCTATCAAGAAAATATATGCTTGATGTGGACCTGTCAGGAGTCATCCTGCAAACAAAACAAGCATCATCATAATCTGATGCAGACAAAATGCTGTGACTTCAGCTTGGGAGCAGGATGCAACAGGAAGCTAGCATCAACCATGGTTGGTTGTGTGTATCTGATGCACCTCCTTTCCAGAAATAAATTCTCTGATTGATGCTCATTTTGGTTGAGGAAATAAACAAGAAGCATATCGAAGCATCAATGTTTCAACCATATCTGATCCACTTGATGGCAATCTCAGCTTCATATCAATTTTAGATTAGAGAATTTAATGAATGTTGATTAGCTTTGGCATGAATGCTGTCCTTCTGAGGACAAATTTGTTAACAGAAATAACTTTGCAGTATATCCACTTATATTTTAGTTCCATTGCATACTAAGATTTTAATGGACAGGTAAACCAGTTATATTAGTTCTGTTTATCATCTTAGGATTTAATGCCCCCCCATTTCATTTTTCTAGCAAGCTTACTTTCCATGAAATCTAATGTAATCCATAAATAACCATGAAAAATTGTGGAGATGTAAGTGTTTGGGGACTTGCATTCCAATCAAGAAAAACACATACTTCAGCCCCAAAATaggtaataaaaataaaaatagaaatcgaTGGCAATTTCGTAATTATCGATATCGTTAAGGGTGACTCCGTCATGTGCCCATCAACAGCCGCCCCCGAAATCCGCGGCTCATCTCTCTCCGACCGCAAATCAGCCTATAGCGTTCGACCGGCACCTCCCCatttctaaaccctaattccAATTCCcccgcgcccccccccccctctgcCTTCCTGCCCGATCTCTTCGGTTCTTCGTCCGGTGATCGATCGTCGCTTCGTTGTTATTTTGTTATGTTTGTCGTGTGTTCTGGTTTTTAATTGTTGAATTTGATGGAGGGTTTCCTGTGTCGCAGATCTCGTGACTGTTTCGCATCGGTTTCGGTCGATGGAAGCCGCCACGGGCCTTCGCTCTCCTCGGTGCCTTCGCAAAGCTCCCGGATTTAGCTCGAGGTCGTGCCTCTTGGCCATCCACGGGACCAATTCTTCTCTCTCGTTTGATCCCAAGCCCCGTTACTCGACCCTGTGGCTCAAGGTTCGGGATGCATATTTGATTAGAATCTAATGTAATCCACGTTTTAGTTCGCTCGACGTTGGGATGAGCTCCTTTGATGCGTTCGTGACAGAGTGATTCTTCAATTTCTCTGTCAAAGCAAGGGCGACGACTATTTGGTGCTCGGAGGAGCATTGGCGTTCGGGCATCGTCATCTTCCTCGGAATCGTCGTTGCCTATTGCTCCTCTCCAGCTGGAGTCACCTATTGGGCAATTCCTGTCTCAGATTCTCGTTAGTCATCCTCATCTCCTGCCGGCTGCTGTTGATCAGCAGCTCGAGCAGCTCCAGACTGACCGTGATGCCGAGAAGAATAAGGAGGAGCCTGCACCTTCGGGAACTGACATAGTTCTATACAGGTgaagatataattttttatagttaAAGTAATTGATTTGTTTTAGGTGACGGAAGATAAGTTTTTGTCTCCAGATCGTTGCATCGATAGAGCTTTATGTAGATGAAAGTTCTGACTCTTTATGCTGAGAAATAATAGTGAACTTATTGTATTGGGTAGAAGATTAATTCTGGTATTGAAATTGTTAGGAGGATTGCCGAGGTGAAAGCTAATGAGAGGAGAACGGCTCTGGAGGAGATTCTATATGCATTGGTTGTTCAAAAGTTTGTTGAGGCTGATGTTTCTTTGGTTCCTGCTATATCTCAGTCGACAGACCCTTCGAGTAGGGTTGATCACTGGCCTCCCCAGGACGAGAAACTTGAAAGGTTGCATTCCCCCGAGGCTTATGAAATGATCAAGAATCACCTGGCTCTCATATTGGGGCAACGGTTAAGTGATTCCAACTCTGTGGCACCTATTAGCAAGCTCAGGATTGGGCAGGTTTATGCTGCTTCTGTCATGTATGGTTATTTCCTCAAGAGAGtggaccaaaggtttcaacttgAGAAGTCCATGAAGACTCTCCCTTGGGGATCAGATAAAGAGGAGATTGCTATTAAGCAAGCGATGCCAGATGAGTCGAGACCGTTCACTGAGTCCAGGATTTCAAATCCTGAGTTGCCTTCTTGGTCTTCTCCAGGCTTTAACAAGGGTGCAGTTGGCAATGGGGCCAAGTCCAGTCTGCTGCGATCCTATGTCATGTCCTTTGATTCTGATACCCTTCAAAGGTACGTCACAATTAGATCAAAGGAAGCCTTTACCATTATCGAGAAGCACACCGAGGCGCTATTTGGAAGGCCTGAGATTGTGATCACACCCCAGGGAACCATCGATTCTTCTAAGGATGAACTGATCAAGATAAGTTTCGGAGGATTGAGGAGGCTTATTTTGGAGGCTATAACTTTTGGTTCTTTCCTCTGGGATGTTGAGGGCTATGTAGATTCAAGGTATCATTTTGTGACCaactagtttgcatataattagatgTGGGGGATTTGATGATGACTAAATGGTTCAGACAGTGTGCTGCACATTATTCTACAATAATTGCTGAAGGTGGAAATCACCAAATGGTGGCACTCAGATCTTCATATCCATCGGATCCTTCCATACAACTGTTGAGGTCTTTAGTGCTGTACATAAGGGTTTCCTCTAGTTTTTGTTTCATGTATGTTCTTGATAGTTGTTTTGATGTCTGTTCCTTGACTGTTTAGTAGTCTTTTTTGGTTAATTTTTTTGCTTGTAACTTGGAGTTAGAAACTTTCTTGTGTGTGAAGAGCACCATTTTCTATCAGGtgaaatattatattttgaagtaataattattttttctcaaTAAGCTGTTCATTTGTAGCTTTTCTACATTCTTAATCTTTATGTTATTTTCCATAGTAACCTTTAAAAGTATATATTCTGTTCTGCTTTGAACTAACATTTACTTGTTAAAAAAAGACATATACTTGTTATAAGATATAATTTCCAGGGATCTTGAAAGTTACTTTTGAACTAATATATATTGTCCTTGCAGAGTGTTTTATGATCTGGAATATACTATGGCTTGTTGGAATATGGTGCCTGATAGTTTTGAGAATTATTTTATCTCTTATCAAAAATATCTGCTGCAATGGAAGCAAATACCCAGATGAATATTTCTGTCTATCACAAATCCTTTTGAATATCTTGATAGGTTTATTTCTGTATATACAAATGGACACAGTTAATCATATAGTGGCAGTTTGTCTCACCTTTGGTTTGTTGTGATTGGATAAAGGTGTGCATTGGATATCTGTCTTCTCTATAATCCACCAGATTAGATATTGGAAAGGAAATCTCTTGTATTTCCTTCTCTATTTAATTTGTACCTTTCAAAATTCTCATTATTATATGTTTCTGTCAAACCAGAACTTGATAACTTTGATGATTTTTCTTTGTTGATTGTTATGTAaactgaaagaattttgattagcATTTGATGGTATACATATATAAGAAAAGAATATGTAGTCGATAACTTTGATGATTTTTCTTCACTGCTTATGATGTAACCTGAAAAAATTTCGAGATTTTATAACAGCAAAATCTTGTACTAAGTTTAAAAACTAGCTTTTTGGAAAAGTTGGTGATCGAGGTCATCTGTGTGGCAGTAGGTTCATCTGCTCTCCTACTGCTTTGGTGAGTTAGTTATATGGGTGGAGGCTTGGAGTCTAGTTTGTCAATTGAGTGAGCCTTTCTGTGCAAAGTTGTCAATTTAGGTAAAGATGGAGGTTTTGAGGTTTTAGAACGGTTTGTCATCGTGTGTCTAGtagctgtgacattttctatttgGGTCATCTTTTATGGTCATCCTATCTTTGGGTGCCTGATACACATATAATATGAAAGTGAATGTTATCGGTCGATCCAGAAGGGGAATAGGCAATTGGTTTGTGTCGATTTGGAAACCTAAAAGATGTTTTGTTTTGGTACTTACTTTGTGGgaatttttttttgaagtttCTTATGCTCTTGTTATCCAAGAAAATAAACGGAATTGGGACAGATCTAGTAGGTTCTTGTGTAGCTCATTGGAGATAAATTTTACTTGAGAATTTAATCTGTTGGCTTCTGGTACATTCGATCTCTTTCTTTTGCCCAATCATTATTTCTGATTATTCTCTATTATTGGAACTGCTAATGATCGACAACTCTGTAACTGTTGTATCTACTGCAGCAGGTATAGTTCCAGGTTTCTGATGTAATCAGGCATTTTTCTTATCTTATTTGAATTCACAACTCTGCACACCATAGAGATACTTAATCATCATTTCACATTTTCTTTCTCTAGCCAAACCCAAGCATTTGATCTGATTACAGCTTTTGGTCATCGACAACGCCTAAGATAATGATGTAAGTACCTGTTGCCCTGCATGCTTAATTAGTATTATCGATTTGATTGTGTGGTTGTACTACTGTCATCTGTTGTTTGCCTTCAAAGCCTATTATTTATTCTATCAATCTTTAAGCTTGCTGTAAGCTTTAGCTTCGCATCTCCTAATGCTCTGATGAGTTTTGCTCTCACCTTTCTTCAGTTCTTTTCAGGGACTTGCATCCCTGCCTTCTTTCTCCAACTTATGCCAATGTGTGCCACATATTAAAGGGTGATTGCAACACAGGTTGTTCTACTATCATAATTTATTGTTTCCCTTCAGCCCTTCATTCATTCTATCGATTTCAGGTTCCTTTGAGCTTGAGCATTCCATCTCCTAATGCTATGAGGTATTTTGCTATCACCTTTCTTCAGTTCTTTTCATTGACTCTCGTCCCTGCCTGCCTTCTACGACTTATCGTAATATCTATCATATGACTATCTATCGTATGACTGTCGATAAACTGGCTGAAAAGAACACATCCATCGGCCTCATCACAGACCTCCATTAGGTTGCCTGACCAAGAAAAAGCAGCATATAAGCAAATCCATTCCCagaactctctctctcatctgAAACTTTTTGGCCTCTGTAGTATGACTGTGAGACCACCATCTCTTGACACCAAACATTAGCAGGACTCATCACCATCCATAAGGTCTTCCATCCAATGCAGTAAACAAGGTGTATAGAACTCTGCGTCGATGCATACAAAGTTCATTGGAACTCCGGGAGACGAATGCTAAGGAAGGCAGAGTGGGGTCGGAGGTGGGCTCCCCACCGAGCCGTACGGGGAGAGTGACGTGCGCATCGGGCGCGGCCGTCAGAGGAGTACCAGAAGCGTCTGATGTTGATCCGACGGCGGGAAAGTCTCGAGAGGCGACGGTTGACGCGGGACCGGCTCGGCGTCCCCGAGGTGGCAACGGCTAATTTCGCTGATGTGGCGTCGAGTTCGACAAGTCACGTCACCAGTGAATTTACTTTTGCACCCTGATACTTTACCTTAATTACGATAAAGCCCTGTTACTGAGTAAGAAAACCTAAGAGTAGATGAGAGCTCAACTCAACAAGATCGCCTGAATTACTACTAATTGAGATaatactaattattattattattatagtaattGTATATTACTAGAATATTAAATCCTCAATTTATGAGAAAACCAGTCATCTTGGATTCCAAACATCCAGCTCAGCTACTTTGAAGGTGGGTACTCATCCATCCTAAGTTGGCTCCTTCTCGTTGGTCACTACTGCTGTTCAAGGACGTCAGTGGGCACTACTACGTTCATGTGAAGTATCAATTTGATCTTGTGCATCAGCATCTAGCACATGGTATTGTCTACATCCAAATAGATGCCAGAAAAGAACCAGCTGAAGTAGTAGCCAGCCAGTCCTTCCCAAGATATGACAAGCACGTCTTGTGCACAAAATTTTGGTTAATTATGATGTCCAACATGGTAAGAAATTGAGTTTATGCCATGCTGATTAACCCACTGAGGACAACAACAAGTCGCAAAAGTTCTAACGTTCTCGTCAACTACAATCACTCACGACTTCCAGTGATATTGTCATTACGATCACCAAAAACACAATTAggatattgaaattatttttttgtttatcgtTTTTATGTCTTTTCTATATGTGATGTGTATTAGAATAaatgaagttaaatattttactttcataattaataGATATTTTAATGTAAATTTTTGAAGTCTAAAAGATCAAAATGTTAAAAAAGTCTAATTATAGGATAATATAGAGTAACGTTCTCGTCAACCACAATCACTCACGACTTCCAGTTATTTTGTTGTTACCATCACCAAAAACATAAttaggatattaaaattatttttttatctatcatgtttgtatcttttatatcttttatcgataaaatcgatagtattaggataaataaaattaaatattttactttcataattaataGGGATTTTAATGTAAATTTTTGAAGTCTAAAAAGATCGAAATGTTAAAGAGGTCTAATTATAGGATAATATAGAGTAAGCCcacttatttcttaaaattttttgcacTTGAGTATGTTTGAATTTACAATGAAAGTCTAAAGCTTAAAATGATCATATGGGTTCCTCATTTTGTTAATTTATTAGATGTCTTCGGCTTTCCCACGTACACACGTTTGAACCCCAATCCATAATCTAACTGTTGGgagacaaaaaaataaaatggatTGGGATCAATTAGCAAATCACATGGCAGCTTAATCGTTTCATTTAACATGACCATCATGACTTCTACAAGAAAGAGAACAAATTGGCCGGCCATCAGCCAGCAAGTCATTCGGACAATTAAAGTGCAGTGAgaagtgacactcttttaagtggCCATATACTCACTCTTTAAGGGACCTGTCTCGGGTCACTATTTCCATGGCTAGTATTCATGACATTTTGGTAGTCTGTACTCgctgacgaagaagaagaagatatactCTTTTAAGTGGCCTGTCTCGGGTCACCTTTTCCACTGCTAGTATTCATTACATTTTTGGTCTGTACTCgctgacgaagaagaagaagaagaagacgaagaaaagGAGTTGATGATGGGAACACATAACAAATTTTACAGTGATAGAATACTTACTTTTgggccattttttttttttaaatctctttTTAGCTTTTTCTCAAATGATgtcttcaatttttttaaaattatttcatttgttatccttatatttttttttaatatgttaaaTATCTCTCGTTGTCCTATGTCGCTTTGTCATCTTCACTTGTTACGAGGTTTCGTCGTGAGGCTTCGTCACTATAATCATATCGTCTAATCACTTTCTTCACGTCACTTCTGTCCCATTATAGTCACGTTATGATCATCTCCTTCTCCTTCCTCACCTTTGATGATGAGTTTACGAACGATGATGTGATCGAAGTGATAAACGATGAGACAAAGATGACAGAGCCTCATCCACTATCATCGACATCTATCACTCAATGAGACAAATGTGATTAGACGAAGATGAAAAAGTAAAGATGACCACgatgaaataaaaatgataagatatcatggTACGACGAAGATTATCATAACAACGAAAGTAATATAGTAAGAATAATAGGATGACGATAAgtgtattaaagaaaaaaaaaagtatcaaataaaaaaataaaaataaaataattatttctagAAATGAAAAACAAGGGGGGTGCAAATGGCCACTTACTTTTCAACAATACATGTCAATTCTTTACTATGAATAGTTCACTGAGGAGAGAGATAATTGGGGAAGAGAACTATATATTGCAACATTGTGTCAGATGTCTGCTGCATTTTACTCTGTACTCCTCAGTGGCGTTGGATACAGCATTAGATAGTGCTCTCAATTGCTATCAGTACTCTATAGCCTCTGCATTTTACACAAGTGAGGCATACATCCCTTCAAATCTTGCTTGCATACTCTattaatgctctctctctctctcattcgaaGGCCAGCCTTTCTTTTGCACAAGTATACCTTTCTTTCCTCTTCCCCCAAGAAACATAGAGAAAGAGGGAGCTCTTTTCTCAATACAACACTAGAAAGAAGCACCCATACAGAGCACACACAGCCAACCCTGCAGAAGAACAACAGATGAATAAACGAGAGAAAGGGGAGATGGTGGTgtgttcttc is from Musa acuminata AAA Group cultivar baxijiao chromosome BXJ3-8, Cavendish_Baxijiao_AAA, whole genome shotgun sequence and encodes:
- the LOC135645818 gene encoding receptor protein kinase TMK1-like encodes the protein MAGCSLRHLLLVALLLAAAGDARAETDPSDLQAMRVLAAGLGADRSPSLAWSLSADPCAAWAGVSCSDGRVTAIQAGKCGLSGSLSPAVCNLTALVRLELQQNRLAGPLPSLAGLSSLQVLLLHGNRFSSLPDGFFAGLSSLQSAFLDDNPLAPWPLPDSLRDAAALVNFSANTAGVSGPLPAFLATAFPALDHLGLAFNRLSGPVPAAFAAAPLRSLWLNNQRGPARLSGGIAFVENMTALEELWLHSNVFSGPLPNFSQLTSLRDLQLRDNRLTGVVPKSLTQLPSLTKLTLTNNLLQGAVPVFPSSVEEVDVDPKDESFCLPSPGACDPRVNVLLAVAKDLGYPARFAENWKGNDPCGWLGISCNDNGNITVINFQRMGLNGTISPEFGSIASLQKLLLSNNNLTGTIPAKLASLPSLKELDVSNNSLWGQVPSFSKNVLVNTAGNQNIGKIVVGGDAGSASAGQGSNSNPSGSTDSRSRGSGKSSSAVAGAIAGSVIAAVLGIILVGLLVFCHYRRKQQNLGRVQSPNTTVIHPRHSGSDPDIIKITVAGPSVNGGAAASETITSPTTSGTSDVHVLEAGNMVISIQVLRNVTDNFSEENVLGHGGFGTVYKGELHDGTKIAVKRMEAGAMGTKGLNEFKSEIAVLTKVRHRNLVSLLGYCLDGNERLLVYEYMPQGTLSRHLFDWKEGGQKPLEWKKRLSVALDVARGVEYLHSLAQQSFIHRDLKPSNILLGDDMKAKVADFGLVRLAPDGKGCSVETRIAGTFGYLAPEYAVTGRVTTKVDVFSFGVILMEMITGRKALDESQPEESMHLVTWFRRMLLDKEAFRKAAIDPAIDMDEETATSVGTVAELAGHCCAREPHQRPDMGHAVNVLSSLSELWKPCDPDSEESYGIDLDMTLPQALKKWQAFEDRSHIDGATSSFLASLDNTYTSIPTGPPGFADSFTSADGR
- the LOC135645956 gene encoding UV-B-induced protein At3g17800, chloroplastic-like isoform X1; amino-acid sequence: MEAATGLRSPRCLRKAPGFSSRSCLLAIHGTNSSLSFDPKPRYSTLWLKSDSSISLSKQGRRLFGARRSIGVRASSSSSESSLPIAPLQLESPIGQFLSQILVSHPHLLPAAVDQQLEQLQTDRDAEKNKEEPAPSGTDIVLYRRIAEVKANERRTALEEILYALVVQKFVEADVSLVPAISQSTDPSSRVDHWPPQDEKLERLHSPEAYEMIKNHLALILGQRLSDSNSVAPISKLRIGQVYAASVMYGYFLKRVDQRFQLEKSMKTLPWGSDKEEIAIKQAMPDESRPFTESRISNPELPSWSSPGFNKGAVGNGAKSSLLRSYVMSFDSDTLQRYVTIRSKEAFTIIEKHTEALFGRPEIVITPQGTIDSSKDELIKISFGGLRRLILEAITFGSFLWDVEGYVDSRYHFVTN
- the LOC135645956 gene encoding UV-B-induced protein At3g17800, chloroplastic-like isoform X2, with protein sequence MEAATGLRSPRCLRKAPGFSSRSCLLAIHGTNSSLSFDPKPRYSTLWLKQGRRLFGARRSIGVRASSSSSESSLPIAPLQLESPIGQFLSQILVSHPHLLPAAVDQQLEQLQTDRDAEKNKEEPAPSGTDIVLYRRIAEVKANERRTALEEILYALVVQKFVEADVSLVPAISQSTDPSSRVDHWPPQDEKLERLHSPEAYEMIKNHLALILGQRLSDSNSVAPISKLRIGQVYAASVMYGYFLKRVDQRFQLEKSMKTLPWGSDKEEIAIKQAMPDESRPFTESRISNPELPSWSSPGFNKGAVGNGAKSSLLRSYVMSFDSDTLQRYVTIRSKEAFTIIEKHTEALFGRPEIVITPQGTIDSSKDELIKISFGGLRRLILEAITFGSFLWDVEGYVDSRYHFVTN